Below is a genomic region from Salifodinibacter halophilus.
CGCGTGGCCGGGCGCAGCAAGTTCAACTTCTGGCGGCTGTGGAACCTGGCCCTGGAGGGCATCACCAGTTTCTCGACCGCGCCGCTGCGGCTGGCGACCTACCTGGGGCTGGTCACTGCGGCGCTGG
It encodes:
- a CDS encoding glycosyltransferase, coding for RVAGRSKFNFWRLWNLALEGITSFSTAPLRLATYLGLVTAALAFAFALKVVLKALLFGDPVQGWPTMMAVILFLGG